From Neomonachus schauinslandi chromosome 12, ASM220157v2, whole genome shotgun sequence, the proteins below share one genomic window:
- the LOC110582813 gene encoding putative DBH-like monooxygenase protein 2 — MTCALLFRLLLLAALAAPSQGKHLGPTSRLRYSRFLDPSNVIFLRWDFDLEAEIITFELQVQTTGWVGLGVTNRYTRVGSDLVVGGVLPDGNVYFSDQHLVDEDTLEEDGSQDAELQGLTEDAIYTTMRFSRPFRSCDPHDKDITSDTIKVLATYGLDDTLKLDRDRTFIKSIFLLQIVHPDDLDVPEDTIIHDLEITDFLIPEDDTTYACTFLPLPIVSKKHHIFKFEPKLPEHNETMVHHILVYACGNASVLPTGISDCYGADPAFSLCSQVIVGWAVGGTSYQFPDDVGVSIGTPLDPQWIRLEIHYSNFHNLPGVYDSSGIRLYYTAQLRKYDMGVLQLGFFTFPIHFIPPGAESFLSYGLCKTEKFEEMNGAPVPDIQVYGYLLHTHLAGRALQAVQYRNGAQLRTICKDDSYDFSLQETRDLPYRAEIKLGDELLVECHYQTLDRDSLTFGGPSTINEMCLIFLFYYPRNNISSCMGYPDIIYVAHELGEEVSDPVEGMMAMNNVEWTPENIKKAEKACKEAQQMVIIKTIDELVENTTGWIPEIIPTARGPCLESSGGKVEPQDKTPAGFKAEPVALSGSSTASLRHLPLAALLFGQGALSWLLANLQVGD; from the exons ATGACCTGTGCCCTTCTCTTCAGACTTCTCCTACTTGCGGCCCTGGCAGCCCCCTCCCAAGGCAAACACCTTGGCCCCACATCTCGCCTGCGTTATTCCAGGTTCCTAGATCCTTCCAATGTCATTTTCCTGCGCTGGGACTTTGACCTTGAGGCTGAGATCATCACTTTTGAGCTGCAGGTCCAGACAACTGGCTGGGTGGGCTTGGGTGTCACAAATCGCTACACCAGAGTGGGGAGTGATCTGGTTGTTGGAGGAGTCCTGCCTGATGGCAACGTCTATTTCTCG GATCAGCACCTGGTGGATGAAGACACCCTGGAGGAGGACGGGAGCCAGGATGCTGAGCTGCAAGGGCTGACCGAAGATGCTATCTACACCACCATGCGCTTCTCCAGGCCCTTCCGCTCCTGTGACCCTCACGACAAAGACATTACG AGTGACACCATAAAGGTGCTGGCCACCTACGGCCTGGATGACACTCTGAAGCTGGATCGGGACCGTACTTTTATCAAGTCCATCTTCCTGCTACAAATAGTCCATCCTGATGACCTTGATGTCCCTGAGGATACCATCATCCATGACTTGGAGATCACTGAT TTCCTCATTCCAGAGGATGATACCACATATGCCTgcaccttcctccctctccccatcgtTAGCAAGAAGCATCACATCTTCAAG TTTGAGCCCAAGCTGCCGGAGCACAACGAGACAATGGTGCATCACATCCTGGTGTATGCATGTGGCAATGCCAGTGTTCTCCCCACGGGCATCAGTGACTGCTATGGGGCTgaccctgccttctccctctgctcacaggTCATCGTGGGCTGGGCTGTCGGGGGCACA AGTTACCAGTTTCCAGATGATGTGGGTGTCTCTATTGGGACCCCCTTAGACCCCCAGTGGATACGACTGGAGATTCATTACAGCAATTTTCACAACCTTCCTG GTGTGTATGACTCCTCAGGCATCCGATTATACTACACTGCACAGCTGCGCAAATACGACATGGGGGTCCTCCAGCTGGGCTTCTTCACTTTCCCCATCCACTTCATACCCCCAGGCGCAGAGTCCTTCCTGTCCTATGGGCTGTGTAAGACAGAGAAGTTTGAAGAG ATGAATGGGGCCCCAGTGCCTGACATACAGGTCTATGGCTACCTGCTCCACACCCACCTGGCTGGCCGTGCTCTGCAGGCCGTGCAATACAG AAATGGAGCACAACTCCGAACAATCTGCAAAGATGATTCCTATGACTTCAGTCTGCAGGAGACTCGAGATTTACCTTATCGAGCAGAGATCAAACTG GGAGATGAGTTGCTGGTGGAATGTCACTACCAGACGCTGGACCGGGACTCCTTGACTTTT gGGGGTCCCAGCACCATTAATGAGATGtgcctcatcttcctcttctactATCCCCGAAACAACATCTCCAGCTGCATGGGGTACCCTGACATCATCTATGTGGCCCATGAGCTTGGGGAGGAGGTATCAGA CCCCGTGGAGGGCATGATGGCCATGAACAATGTTGAGTGGACCCCAGAGAACATTAAGAAGGCTGAGAAAGCCTGCAAGGAGGCCCAGCAGATGGTGATAATAAAGACCATTGAT GAATTGGTGGAAAACACGACAGGCTGGATTCCGGAAATCATCCCAACTGCTCGGGGACCCTGCTTGGAGTCCTCTGGAGGGAAAGTGGAGCCCCAGGACAAAACCCCTGCAGGCTTCAAGGCTGAACCAGTGGCCCTCTCAGGCTCCAGCACTGCTAGCCTGAGGCACCTCCCTCTGGCTGCCCTCTTGTTTGGGCAGGGGGCTCTTTCTTGGCTTCTTGCCAACCTGCAGGTTGGAGATTGA